Proteins encoded together in one Marinithermus hydrothermalis DSM 14884 window:
- the galK gene encoding galactokinase — MFRRVFGIPPEAVAQAPGRVNLLGEHTDYNDGFVLPTPLPYHTRVEAARAEGVVDAYNASLNERRARPLEAPPQGNWLDYVAGCLHALRTAGHAVPGARLYITSRLPMGAGLASSAALEVAVLRALCALYRLELDARTLAQLAQQAEATYVGVRCGVMDPMVASLGRPGHALFLDTRTLEVAHIPLPAGVRVAVVDSGVPRRLAEAGYNQRRSECEAAAQALGVPALRDLTPADRSRLEALPAPLDRRAWHVITENARVLEGLEALKRGDAARFGALMLASHASLRDAFEVSTPELDALVALALEAGALGARLTGAGFGGAIVALVPQTRYAAWRQRVLAGWSRGRVY; from the coding sequence ATGTTCCGGCGCGTGTTCGGCATCCCGCCCGAGGCTGTCGCCCAGGCTCCCGGCCGGGTGAACCTCCTCGGCGAGCACACCGACTACAACGACGGGTTCGTCCTCCCCACCCCCCTCCCCTACCACACCCGCGTGGAGGCCGCGCGGGCCGAGGGCGTGGTGGACGCGTACAACGCCTCCCTCAACGAACGCCGCGCGCGGCCCCTCGAGGCCCCCCCGCAAGGGAACTGGCTCGACTACGTGGCCGGTTGCCTCCACGCGCTACGCACCGCCGGGCACGCCGTTCCCGGCGCGCGGCTCTACATCACCAGCCGCCTCCCCATGGGCGCCGGCCTCGCGAGCTCCGCGGCCCTCGAGGTCGCCGTGCTCCGCGCCCTTTGCGCCCTGTACCGCCTCGAGCTGGACGCGCGCACCCTCGCCCAGCTCGCGCAGCAGGCCGAGGCGACCTACGTGGGGGTGCGCTGCGGCGTGATGGATCCGATGGTCGCCAGCCTGGGCCGGCCGGGCCACGCGCTCTTCCTGGACACGCGCACCCTCGAGGTCGCGCACATCCCCCTCCCCGCAGGGGTGCGCGTCGCGGTGGTGGACTCCGGCGTCCCCCGCCGCCTCGCGGAGGCCGGGTATAACCAGCGCCGCAGCGAGTGCGAGGCCGCCGCTCAGGCGCTCGGCGTCCCGGCCCTGCGCGACCTCACCCCCGCGGATCGTTCGCGCCTCGAGGCCCTGCCTGCACCGCTCGACCGGCGAGCTTGGCACGTGATCACCGAGAACGCCCGGGTCCTGGAGGGCCTCGAGGCCTTAAAGCGCGGGGACGCCGCGCGCTTCGGGGCGCTCATGCTGGCCTCGCACGCCTCGCTGCGGGACGCGTTCGAGGTCAGCACCCCCGAGCTCGACGCGCTCGTCGCGCTGGCGCTCGAGGCGGGGGCGCTCGGCGCGCGGCTCACCGGGGCCGGGTTCGGCGGCGCGATCGTGGCCCTCGTCCCCCAAACGCGGTACGCGGCCTGGAGGCAACGCGTCCTCGCGGGGTGGTCCCGGGGCCGGGTCTACTGA
- the moaC gene encoding cyclic pyranopterin monophosphate synthase MoaC, producing MGELTHFKDGRPRMVDVTQKPATHRTATAEARVKLTPEAAQALEAGGVGKGDPLAVAQLAGIFGAKKTAELIPLCHPLPLTGVEVRLEFRPEVPEVYITATVRTKAETGVEMEALTACAVAALNVYDMLKASSKALEITDLRLLHKAGGKSGEWRREG from the coding sequence ATGGGCGAACTCACCCACTTCAAGGATGGCCGGCCACGGATGGTGGACGTGACCCAAAAACCCGCCACCCACCGCACCGCCACCGCCGAAGCGCGCGTGAAGCTCACCCCCGAGGCCGCCCAGGCCCTCGAGGCGGGCGGGGTCGGCAAGGGCGACCCGCTTGCCGTGGCGCAGCTCGCGGGCATCTTCGGCGCTAAGAAAACCGCGGAGCTCATTCCCCTCTGCCACCCCCTCCCCCTCACGGGGGTGGAGGTGCGGCTCGAGTTTCGCCCCGAGGTGCCGGAGGTGTACATCACCGCGACGGTGCGCACCAAGGCCGAGACCGGCGTGGAGATGGAGGCCTTGACCGCCTGCGCGGTCGCGGCGTTGAACGTCTACGACATGCTCAAGGCGAGCTCGAAAGCCCTCGAGATCACGGACCTGCGCCTGTTGCACAAGGCGGGCGGCAAGTCCGGGGAGTGGCGGCGGGAAGGGTAG
- a CDS encoding ABC transporter permease — protein MRRFVVWELGKLAHLRSVRLGLGAALLLPILWSLAPGLQQVYGLVLVSGWQVPALALLAGMEFLFPFLVAMTAAEVLGAEVSAGTLKPLLLRPLSRAHLILVKLLVVLAYPFLLLAASLAGGVLAGVPHGFAGFFGGTGLGPGGFAGVGFLTPAAAFTEILRAYLLAGATLLPIGALALLFAVVFLSTTAAALSTVATVLLMRMLVVFPALTPLLLTTYLDLYLRPEDWGLGVSLLLIYTIGFGLLAVFFFERKDV, from the coding sequence ATGCGTAGGTTCGTCGTGTGGGAACTCGGGAAGCTCGCGCACCTGCGTTCGGTGCGCCTGGGGCTGGGTGCGGCCCTGCTGCTGCCGATCCTGTGGTCGCTCGCCCCGGGCTTACAGCAGGTGTACGGGCTGGTGCTCGTCTCCGGGTGGCAGGTACCGGCTCTAGCGCTGTTGGCGGGCATGGAGTTCCTCTTCCCCTTCCTGGTGGCCATGACCGCGGCCGAGGTGCTGGGCGCGGAGGTCAGCGCGGGCACGCTCAAGCCCTTGTTGCTCCGCCCCCTCTCGCGCGCGCACCTGATCCTCGTGAAGCTCCTCGTGGTCCTCGCCTACCCCTTCCTGCTGCTCGCGGCGAGCCTGGCGGGGGGGGTGCTGGCCGGGGTACCGCACGGGTTTGCGGGCTTCTTCGGCGGCACGGGGCTCGGCCCTGGGGGGTTCGCTGGGGTAGGGTTCCTCACCCCGGCCGCGGCCTTCACCGAGATCCTCCGCGCCTACCTCCTCGCGGGCGCGACCCTGTTGCCGATCGGGGCCCTCGCCCTCCTCTTCGCGGTGGTCTTCCTCTCCACGACCGCGGCGGCCCTCAGCACCGTGGCCACGGTGTTGCTCATGCGAATGCTTGTGGTCTTCCCAGCCCTCACCCCCCTCCTCCTCACCACCTACCTGGACCTGTACCTGCGCCCGGAAGACTGGGGGCTTGGGGTCAGCCTCCTCTTGATCTACACGATCGGATTCGGGCTCTTGGCCGTGTTTTTCTTTGAACGAAAGGACGTGTAA
- a CDS encoding ABC transporter ATP-binding protein, with protein MRNAVRASEEASLEAIDLTKHYGRRPVLEGVHLALRPGEVYALAGPNGSGKTTLIRLVTGLAYPTRGKVLMLGQNIHEEGYRARRYLGAVVEAPAAFYGYLTGRVNLERLAWLSGLRNPHRRIREVLARLELLSVADRPVGSYSLGQRQRLGLAAAILAEPKVLVLDEPTSGLDPLGIQLVHEILAEQAAAGTAVLLSTHHLREVSGYAHRVGILGGGRLLDEVRLAPDAPRYRLRVSEASRAAAYLETFPGVREVRLRGEWLILEGEVEEAVKVLVRDGYRVHEVTRDYFDLYEYYRERVQHA; from the coding sequence ATGCGGAACGCGGTCCGAGCCTCCGAGGAGGCGAGCCTCGAGGCGATCGACTTGACCAAGCACTACGGCCGAAGACCGGTACTGGAAGGCGTGCACCTCGCCCTGCGTCCCGGTGAGGTCTACGCCCTGGCGGGTCCGAACGGCTCGGGCAAGACCACCCTGATCCGGCTCGTGACGGGCCTCGCGTACCCCACGCGCGGCAAGGTGCTGATGCTCGGCCAGAACATCCACGAGGAAGGGTACCGCGCACGCCGGTACCTGGGCGCGGTGGTCGAGGCCCCCGCGGCCTTCTACGGGTACCTGACGGGCCGGGTGAATCTCGAGCGCCTCGCGTGGCTCAGCGGACTGAGAAACCCGCACCGGCGCATCCGCGAGGTGCTGGCCCGGCTCGAGCTCTTGTCGGTAGCGGACCGGCCGGTCGGGAGTTACTCGCTGGGACAGCGACAGCGGCTGGGCCTCGCCGCGGCGATCCTCGCTGAGCCGAAGGTGCTCGTTTTGGATGAACCCACGAGCGGCCTGGACCCCTTGGGGATCCAGCTGGTGCACGAGATCCTCGCGGAGCAGGCCGCCGCGGGCACGGCGGTCCTGCTCTCCACGCACCACCTGCGCGAGGTCTCGGGGTACGCGCACCGCGTGGGGATCCTGGGGGGCGGCCGTTTGCTGGACGAGGTGCGCCTCGCGCCCGACGCGCCCCGGTACCGCCTGCGCGTGAGCGAAGCCTCGCGAGCCGCGGCGTACCTCGAGACCTTCCCTGGGGTGCGGGAGGTGCGCTTGCGCGGGGAGTGGTTGATCCTCGAGGGAGAGGTCGAGGAGGCGGTGAAGGTCCTGGTGCGGGACGGGTACCGGGTGCACGAGGTGACGCGGGACTACTTTGATTTGTACGAGTACTATCGGGAGCGGGTGCAGCATGCGTAG
- a CDS encoding CBS domain-containing protein, with product MGLLEFARPDVVTVPPSASVADAARLMADINVGSVVVVEGLRPVGVLTDRDITVRVVAEGLDPEATPVRRVMTPDPVTLGEELSLFEALEEVKDKAIRRFPVVDPEGRLVGIFTLDDVLHLLGLEMAAVARIIGG from the coding sequence ATGGGTTTGCTCGAGTTCGCCCGACCGGACGTGGTGACCGTTCCGCCCAGCGCGAGCGTGGCGGACGCCGCCCGCCTCATGGCGGACATCAACGTGGGCAGCGTGGTGGTGGTCGAGGGGCTCCGGCCGGTGGGGGTGCTCACCGACCGGGACATAACGGTGCGGGTGGTGGCGGAGGGGCTGGATCCCGAAGCGACGCCGGTGCGGCGGGTCATGACGCCCGACCCCGTGACGCTCGGAGAGGAGCTGAGCCTTTTCGAGGCCCTCGAGGAGGTGAAGGACAAAGCGATTCGCCGCTTTCCGGTGGTGGACCCGGAAGGGCGGCTAGTGGGGATCTTCACCCTGGACGACGTGCTGCACCTGCTGGGCCTCGAGATGGCCGCGGTGGCGCGCATCATCGGCGGGTAA
- the dnaX gene encoding DNA polymerase III subunit gamma/tau, protein MSALYRRARPVTFDAVVGQEHVKEVLQNAIRTDRLAQAYLFSGPRGVGKTTTARLIAMSVGCQAAPEARPCGACENCLAVRDGRHPDVLEIDAASNNSVEDVRELRERILLAPIQSARKVFILDEAHMMSKSAFNALLKTLEEPPPHVIFIFATTEPERMPPTILSRTQHFRFRRLTEEEIAGKLQQITRAEGLEIAPEALALVARMADGAMRDAESILDRLLALGKNPVTLADAEAALGLPPQHRIQQLAEALARGAIEQALAEARQLYREGYSARTLTEQVAEALRSGLYARLGLGSGPDLAANEAQVIAALSALDEHAERLLRRDNPFTLELGLLKAYRAMHAASPPEAAPPAPPPPPEFDPTRSPPRRRAPDPPPTPAPNDPAPQRTADLTQAWRAILAQLKPTLRAFVREARPHLEADRLVLVFPEPYRFHYENAQRHEATIAQLVQQELGLEVALVHQGTPARKKKAADQPPPPPADPPPSPDAEPPETPPQPPRTPPPPEEDARATLDAPEEEAQREDLLEHPAVRKLQQLFKARVKQVWREPEGADPEAGPPGEA, encoded by the coding sequence ATGAGCGCCCTTTACCGCAGGGCCCGGCCCGTCACTTTCGACGCGGTCGTCGGCCAGGAGCACGTGAAGGAGGTCCTCCAGAACGCGATCCGCACCGACCGGCTCGCGCAAGCGTACCTCTTCAGCGGCCCGCGCGGCGTGGGCAAGACCACCACCGCTCGGCTCATCGCGATGAGCGTGGGCTGCCAGGCTGCGCCGGAGGCTCGGCCCTGCGGAGCGTGCGAGAACTGCCTTGCCGTACGGGACGGGCGGCACCCGGACGTTCTCGAGATCGACGCGGCCTCCAACAACTCGGTGGAGGACGTGCGCGAGCTCCGCGAGCGCATCCTGCTCGCCCCCATCCAGAGCGCAAGGAAGGTCTTCATCCTGGACGAGGCGCACATGATGTCCAAAAGCGCCTTCAATGCGCTCCTCAAAACCCTTGAGGAGCCCCCGCCGCACGTGATCTTCATCTTCGCGACCACCGAACCCGAACGCATGCCGCCCACCATCCTCTCGCGCACCCAACACTTCCGCTTCCGTCGCCTTACCGAAGAGGAGATCGCGGGAAAACTCCAGCAGATCACGCGGGCGGAGGGCCTCGAGATCGCCCCCGAGGCCCTGGCCCTCGTGGCGCGGATGGCGGACGGCGCGATGCGCGACGCGGAGAGCATCCTGGACCGCCTCCTCGCGCTCGGCAAGAACCCCGTCACCCTCGCGGACGCGGAGGCTGCGTTGGGCCTGCCCCCCCAGCACCGGATCCAGCAACTCGCGGAGGCCCTGGCGCGCGGCGCGATCGAGCAGGCGCTCGCCGAGGCCCGGCAGCTGTACCGCGAGGGCTACTCGGCCCGCACCCTGACCGAGCAGGTGGCCGAGGCGTTGCGGAGCGGGCTGTATGCCCGGCTGGGCCTAGGCTCGGGGCCGGACCTCGCAGCGAACGAGGCCCAGGTGATCGCGGCCTTAAGCGCGCTGGACGAGCACGCGGAACGCCTGCTCCGGCGCGACAACCCGTTCACCCTGGAGCTGGGGCTGTTGAAGGCCTACCGCGCGATGCACGCCGCATCCCCGCCGGAGGCCGCCCCCCCCGCCCCGCCGCCCCCGCCGGAGTTCGACCCCACTCGGTCCCCACCGCGCCGGCGGGCACCGGACCCGCCCCCCACGCCCGCGCCCAACGACCCCGCGCCCCAAAGGACCGCGGACCTCACGCAAGCCTGGCGCGCCATCCTCGCTCAACTCAAGCCCACGCTGCGGGCCTTCGTGCGCGAGGCCCGGCCGCACCTGGAGGCGGACCGGTTGGTCCTGGTCTTCCCCGAACCGTACCGCTTCCACTACGAGAACGCCCAGCGGCACGAAGCCACGATCGCCCAGCTCGTGCAGCAGGAGCTGGGCCTCGAGGTCGCGCTCGTGCACCAGGGCACCCCCGCACGCAAAAAAAAAGCGGCGGATCAGCCACCCCCCCCGCCGGCTGACCCGCCCCCTAGCCCAGACGCCGAGCCTCCCGAAACGCCCCCACAACCGCCCCGCACCCCGCCCCCGCCGGAGGAGGACGCCCGGGCCACGCTGGATGCTCCGGAAGAAGAAGCGCAGCGGGAGGACCTGCTGGAGCACCCCGCGGTCCGTAAGCTCCAGCAGCTCTTCAAAGCGCGCGTCAAACAGGTCTGGCGCGAGCCGGAGGGGGCCGATCCCGAGGCCGGCCCTCCAGGCGAGGCGTGA
- a CDS encoding MBL fold metallo-hydrolase — MRLIVVGSGGSQPTPKAGCACRVCTAARRFGGRHQRAGPSLYVHEGAVLIDTPEEINARLVALDLAPQAVFWTHAHPDHAAGMRVIEFLAQARGRPVRGYVPHELYPELMRRYPLEHMARRGWLEVTRFAPERPLQVAGLRWMALRHAEEEPIYSYVIEGAAGRVLYAPDHYQTLPVPEGRFALAVLQVPRLPQAALPAPLPPTHPAFRRFKAWEAVLEEWRGKTDRLVFTHLYEAIGLLPEEYDRLARTAGDWVGFAHDGMALELGEEADPLALFEAFRARQEEIARRYAHDPRRMREEMRKLLADPVYQRLKKGFRRGS; from the coding sequence ATGCGGCTGATCGTCGTGGGGTCCGGGGGGTCGCAGCCCACCCCCAAGGCGGGGTGCGCTTGCCGGGTGTGTACCGCCGCGCGTCGCTTTGGGGGGCGGCACCAGCGCGCGGGGCCGAGCCTGTACGTGCACGAGGGGGCGGTGCTGATCGACACCCCCGAGGAGATCAACGCCCGCCTCGTCGCGCTGGACCTCGCGCCCCAGGCGGTGTTCTGGACGCACGCGCACCCCGACCACGCGGCGGGGATGCGGGTGATCGAGTTTCTCGCGCAGGCCCGCGGGCGGCCGGTGCGGGGGTACGTGCCGCACGAACTGTACCCGGAACTCATGCGGCGCTACCCCCTCGAGCACATGGCGCGCCGGGGCTGGCTCGAGGTCACGCGGTTCGCTCCGGAACGGCCGCTCCAGGTTGCGGGGCTGCGCTGGATGGCGCTAAGGCACGCGGAGGAGGAGCCCATCTACAGCTACGTGATCGAGGGGGCGGCCGGTCGGGTCCTGTACGCCCCGGATCACTACCAAACCTTGCCCGTGCCCGAGGGGCGGTTCGCCCTCGCGGTCCTCCAGGTGCCGCGCCTGCCGCAGGCGGCCCTTCCCGCGCCGCTCCCGCCAACGCACCCGGCCTTCCGGCGCTTCAAGGCCTGGGAGGCGGTGCTCGAGGAGTGGCGGGGGAAGACCGACCGTCTGGTGTTCACGCACCTGTACGAGGCCATCGGGTTGCTGCCCGAGGAGTACGACCGCCTGGCGCGCACGGCTGGGGACTGGGTGGGCTTCGCGCACGACGGGATGGCGCTCGAGCTCGGGGAGGAGGCGGATCCCCTGGCCCTCTTCGAGGCGTTCCGCGCGCGCCAGGAGGAGATCGCGCGGCGGTACGCGCACGACCCGCGGCGCATGCGCGAGGAGATGCGGAAGCTGCTCGCGGACCCCGTGTACCAGCGGCTCAAAAAGGGGTTTCGTCGGGGGTCGTAG
- a CDS encoding YifB family Mg chelatase-like AAA ATPase → MLAKTRTFTLYGIEAYPVTVEVDVSPGLPGYTVVGLPDTAVQESRDRVRAALKNSGFPYPQARIVVNLAPAELKKEGPRYDLPIALALLAAQGVLPLEALEGYAIAGELALDGQLRPITGAVNLALGALAAGVPRLVLPPGSAQEAALVGGLEVYAPKSLAEAVAFLAGEAALEPVRPPEALEAPGEVLDLADVRGQAKAKRALEIAAAGGHHLLMVGTPGSGKTMLARRLPFLLPPLSREAALEVTRIHSAAGQSVRGLMTVPPFRAPHHTVSEAGLIGGGSIPKPGEVSLAHRGVLFLDEMPEFSRRALEVLRQPLEDGTVTVARARASLTFPARFLLVGAMNPCPCGWYGDPERPCTCSPVQRQRYAGRISGPLLDRFDLVVEVPRLTAQELARAPEGEPTRTVRARVMAARERMLERQGKPNGELVGRELREAVRLTPGAEGLLVAAARKLALTGRSYDRVLRVARTVADLAGAARVEEAHVAEALTYRRSLL, encoded by the coding sequence ATGCTGGCCAAGACGCGGACCTTCACCCTATATGGAATCGAGGCATATCCGGTCACGGTCGAGGTGGACGTCTCCCCGGGCCTCCCCGGGTACACCGTGGTCGGCCTGCCCGACACGGCGGTCCAGGAGTCGCGCGACCGCGTGCGCGCCGCCCTCAAGAACAGCGGCTTCCCCTACCCCCAGGCGCGCATCGTGGTGAACCTCGCGCCCGCCGAGCTGAAAAAGGAAGGACCCCGCTACGACCTGCCCATCGCCCTGGCCCTCCTGGCCGCCCAGGGGGTGCTGCCCCTCGAGGCCCTCGAAGGGTATGCCATCGCGGGGGAGCTCGCCCTGGACGGCCAGCTGCGTCCCATCACCGGCGCGGTCAACCTCGCCCTCGGCGCGCTCGCTGCGGGGGTCCCCCGCCTCGTGCTGCCCCCCGGTTCCGCCCAGGAGGCCGCGCTTGTGGGGGGCCTCGAGGTCTACGCGCCCAAGAGCCTCGCCGAGGCCGTCGCCTTCCTCGCCGGGGAGGCAGCGCTCGAGCCGGTCCGTCCCCCGGAGGCCCTCGAGGCCCCTGGGGAGGTCCTGGACCTCGCGGACGTGCGGGGGCAGGCCAAGGCTAAGCGGGCCCTCGAGATCGCCGCGGCGGGCGGGCACCACCTGTTGATGGTGGGAACGCCCGGCTCGGGAAAGACCATGCTCGCGCGGCGGCTGCCCTTTCTGTTGCCGCCCCTTTCGCGTGAGGCGGCCCTCGAGGTGACCCGCATCCACTCCGCCGCGGGGCAGTCGGTCCGGGGGCTCATGACCGTGCCCCCGTTTCGCGCGCCGCACCACACAGTCTCCGAGGCGGGCCTGATCGGTGGGGGGTCCATTCCTAAGCCGGGCGAGGTCTCCCTCGCGCACCGCGGCGTCCTGTTTTTGGACGAGATGCCCGAGTTCTCCCGGCGGGCGCTCGAGGTGTTGCGCCAGCCTCTCGAGGACGGGACGGTCACGGTCGCGCGGGCTCGGGCGAGCCTCACGTTTCCCGCGCGGTTCTTGCTCGTGGGGGCGATGAACCCCTGCCCGTGCGGGTGGTACGGGGATCCGGAACGCCCCTGCACCTGCTCGCCCGTGCAGCGCCAGCGGTACGCGGGGCGGATCTCGGGGCCGTTGTTGGACCGGTTCGACCTGGTGGTTGAGGTGCCGCGCCTGACCGCGCAGGAGCTCGCGCGGGCCCCAGAGGGGGAGCCCACGCGGACGGTGCGCGCGCGGGTCATGGCCGCGCGGGAACGGATGCTCGAGCGGCAGGGAAAGCCTAACGGGGAGCTCGTGGGCCGGGAGCTTCGGGAAGCGGTGCGCCTTACGCCGGGCGCCGAGGGGCTTCTCGTCGCCGCCGCGCGAAAACTCGCCCTGACCGGCCGGAGCTACGACCGCGTGCTGCGCGTGGCCCGCACCGTCGCGGACCTCGCGGGAGCTGCGCGCGTCGAGGAGGCCCACGTGGCCGAGGCCCTCACCTACCGCCGGAGCCTGCTTTAA
- a CDS encoding MFS transporter, which translates to MTRVRFTLGSFLGLLMVGAIVATPGAVLSQWIAEFEVRREVGLFFNLLLAGLVAGIALASRLPGRHPLMPLALGLTAGGFLLAAQAREFAWVLAAAPALGFGNGVMNVHGNSLVGELFKHRRVLALNLVNAAFGLGAMSAPFLAAFLPWRTVFMLLAALAFVGVGLVWGAPRVTAKPTAPTGARPRGAGTLLLAVLVYTGLEGALATWSGAYLAYLGREAALAGTLLSLYWGGLTLGRVLLAPFVARAPLRALAVLMGASVLVLALILAPPLAVLFPLAGVFYGPLFGTVFALVQERFGHQLVGQMFYAGALGSTLVPAAFSLAPHPDLLPYGFLVLAVGLYGLIRLAQRQYAAAPKGTPTPPVPPPPKR; encoded by the coding sequence GTGACGCGCGTGCGTTTTACCCTGGGGAGTTTCCTTGGCTTGCTCATGGTCGGCGCGATCGTGGCCACGCCGGGCGCGGTGCTCTCGCAATGGATCGCGGAGTTCGAGGTGCGGCGCGAGGTCGGCCTGTTTTTTAACCTGCTCCTCGCCGGCCTCGTGGCGGGGATCGCCCTGGCCTCCCGCCTGCCCGGCCGCCACCCCCTCATGCCCCTGGCCCTGGGCCTCACGGCCGGCGGGTTCCTTCTCGCCGCGCAAGCCCGGGAGTTCGCCTGGGTTCTGGCCGCAGCCCCAGCCCTGGGGTTTGGGAACGGCGTCATGAACGTGCACGGGAACAGCCTCGTGGGGGAGCTCTTCAAGCACCGCCGGGTCCTGGCGCTCAACCTGGTGAACGCCGCGTTCGGGCTGGGCGCGATGAGCGCCCCGTTCCTGGCGGCGTTTTTGCCCTGGCGGACGGTGTTCATGCTGCTCGCCGCGCTGGCGTTCGTCGGGGTGGGCCTCGTATGGGGTGCGCCCAGGGTAACCGCCAAGCCCACCGCTCCCACGGGCGCGCGGCCTCGAGGCGCGGGAACGCTGCTCCTCGCGGTCCTGGTGTACACGGGCCTCGAGGGCGCCCTCGCCACCTGGAGCGGCGCGTACCTGGCATACCTGGGCCGAGAGGCGGCCCTTGCAGGAACCCTGCTCTCCCTGTACTGGGGCGGGCTTACGCTAGGGCGCGTGCTGCTCGCGCCGTTCGTGGCTCGAGCCCCCCTGCGGGCCTTGGCCGTACTGATGGGCGCGTCCGTGCTGGTCCTCGCCTTGATCCTCGCGCCGCCCCTCGCCGTGCTCTTCCCACTCGCCGGGGTTTTTTACGGCCCCCTGTTCGGCACGGTCTTCGCCCTGGTGCAGGAGCGGTTCGGGCACCAGCTGGTGGGTCAGATGTTCTACGCGGGCGCTCTGGGGAGCACGCTCGTCCCCGCGGCGTTCAGCCTCGCGCCGCACCCCGACCTGCTGCCCTACGGGTTCCTCGTGCTGGCCGTGGGCCTGTACGGGCTGATTCGGCTGGCCCAACGGCAATACGCCGCCGCCCCCAAGGGCACGCCTACGCCACCGGTTCCGCCGCCCCCCAAACGTTAA
- a CDS encoding DUF547 domain-containing protein — translation MRAERRSPHFPLGGWVAFREAWLDRIAGVRPGDVLNPAVYGLEAVPALAVAAGLKRVGNRLKAEVVDASGRRVDCRRLRANPAYAELRAVWTPRLCGLDLDGLETREARTAFWINVYHTLAIDAVIAFGLERTRVRSGWDLLRFFRRAAYRVGRYRYSLEDIEHGLLRANRGSPFLPGPQFGPGDHRRRYALAAVDPRVHFTLNCGSRSCPPIGVYDPEGLDAQLEVAAASFVREEVRLDPGRRRVLLSPLFRWYLGDFGGRAGLVRFLLRYLPEGEARDWFAQNHLRLRWRFTRYDWGVNVWGAAEPVA, via the coding sequence ATGCGAGCCGAACGCCGATCCCCGCACTTCCCCTTGGGGGGGTGGGTGGCGTTTCGGGAGGCGTGGCTCGACCGCATCGCGGGCGTGCGGCCCGGGGACGTGCTGAACCCCGCGGTCTACGGGCTGGAGGCGGTGCCCGCCCTGGCCGTTGCCGCGGGACTGAAGCGGGTGGGGAACCGCTTAAAGGCCGAGGTCGTGGACGCGAGTGGGCGCCGCGTGGATTGCCGCAGGCTTCGCGCCAACCCGGCCTACGCCGAGCTGCGGGCGGTATGGACGCCCCGGCTGTGCGGCTTGGACCTGGACGGCCTCGAAACGCGCGAAGCGCGAACGGCGTTCTGGATCAACGTGTACCACACGCTGGCCATCGACGCGGTCATCGCCTTCGGCCTCGAGCGCACGCGCGTACGCAGCGGGTGGGATCTGCTGCGCTTTTTTCGACGTGCCGCCTACCGGGTTGGCCGGTACCGGTACAGCCTCGAGGATATCGAGCACGGCCTGTTAAGAGCGAACCGCGGCAGCCCGTTCCTGCCCGGCCCGCAGTTCGGTCCGGGGGACCACCGCCGCCGCTACGCTTTGGCGGCGGTGGATCCCCGCGTGCACTTTACCTTGAACTGCGGAAGCCGCTCCTGCCCACCGATCGGGGTGTACGACCCGGAAGGGCTGGACGCGCAGCTCGAGGTGGCCGCGGCGAGCTTCGTGCGGGAGGAGGTGCGGCTGGATCCCGGGCGGCGCCGCGTGCTGCTCTCGCCGCTCTTCCGGTGGTACCTCGGGGATTTCGGAGGACGGGCGGGGCTGGTGCGCTTCCTCCTCAGGTACCTGCCCGAGGGGGAGGCGCGCGACTGGTTCGCCCAAAACCACCTGCGTCTTCGGTGGCGCTTCACCCGGTACGACTGGGGGGTTAACGTTTGGGGGGCGGCGGAACCGGTGGCGTAG